The following DNA comes from Alnus glutinosa chromosome 6, dhAlnGlut1.1, whole genome shotgun sequence.
taattttatttaaaaataagtgTTAACTACAAAATTGCGGAGCCAAACACACTCCGAAGCAATAGAAAGTCATTGGCTAGTTTAGCTTGAAACGATTTTGAAACCAAGTCATTGAGAGAGCAGCTAGGTATatacgattttgaaaataaaaggtaGACATTATTACATtaatacagagagaaaactcAATTTGAAACCAAAGTCAAACTCTAGGATTTATTATGCAATTATTCCTAttatgtttaacatgttgagTCCTTTTggacaaaagaataaaatttagtaCTAATTGTGTCATCAAGCATTGGATGACCATCCCCCATGGAGACGATTAAACCAGTGTTTATTAACTTCGGGTTTCAAAAATTTTACAAGAACACAATTCTCAGTGCGTTGCGAACGGTAGAATGTTATGGACTTGAAGAAAAGAACCACCATAACCAATTCCAGCAGTGGCATCAATCCTCTCTCCATGTATCCCTCAGAGAAAAGTGTTTCTTCCTGCAAAGCCATATAATCTTTCTAAAACCACCCACTAAACTAGCTCCAACTCCCGGAGGACAAGCCAAGCCTACAATTCTCCTCCTCTTAGCAGCTGGTAGCCTGGTGTATAAGAACCACCCTCCAAATAGGTGAGCCATCCTGGACATGCGGTGTTGAATCAGACACTTATCCTTTTTCTTGTAACGCCGGGGCTTTCCCTTCTCGATATCATCACAATCATCGTCTTCCTCATCATTTGGTTCTCCATCTTCACGACTATTTGATCGCGATAATGACCTGCACAATTTCCAATCACGCCATCTACattatcaacaaaagtaaaagaagcACTAGATTTGCTAGTGGACATGCAAGGTACATTTGAACTCTATCTACATGGCAGAATACATCTTTAATGTCCTCCGTAGTAGCTGATAAGGATGCGTCCAACCTTccaattaagactttatttgaCTAGcattaatagaattttttttttttgatggatATTACGTAGGGCTTATTAGCTTAGAGAGATCGTAAATCTCTTTTGATCTTCTTATGGCTGCTGCATGGAGACCTCTGCATTCCCAGTTCTTACAACCATGTGCTCAATGGATAGCTAAAGGGGGATGGGAACTTTTCTGAGCCCAGAGCAgtataacttaaaaaaaaagaaagagataataataataaaatctcgGCTTTTTAGAGCAGTGCCCAGCATTATCTCTATAGATGCAAGTGCCTAAACTGCAAGGAACCTTCAATATATTTCCCACCAGGATAGAGCCAACTATCAGTTCTTTAGTAACTCCCCTAACTGATGATCAAACTTTGTTACTTTGAATGAAGCGAGCATAATCTAAGCtattcatttctcttttagtgAAACAACAAGTGGGCCCTTTATATTTTGCAGTAATGCActctgttaaaaaaataaaggcagCCACTGGTGATGCTTGTCCCTTCTGAACATACAGTATCGATCTTACGACCAGAAGGAAACATGTTTTTGCATAACAAGAACATCGATCAGGTCATGTCTTAATGGCTGTGGATGGTGAAACTCTCTTGCTGGCTGTCACAAATGATACCACCTTGTGGGTAAAATACCTGTGACATATATTGATTCTTGGTTCTTGAACTACCACAGTAGTAAACATAATAAACCATTAGACCACCTTGGGTACACCTACAAGCTCAGAAGTAATATGAATCGCATTAAGCCTATGCTTAATATATTCAAGGAAAATCATAATATCCTGTTGAACTAAATTACTCTGCAAATTATATTGTCGTATTGCTTGACTATACTGTAGTATGCAAATCCAGTAATCCTAAATTATCTGAGTTTCCCAGTAATCCTGATCTGTGTAGACAAGTGCAGTAGATACATGTTTTGTTGTAGGTATTGACAATtgtaagagaaagaaaaaaggccaCGGAGAGAGCCTTACATTTTGCGttgccataaaacaaaaaccctttTCTTTGGTGGCATCTTTCTCAGATTGTAGCAGTTTGAGATGTGCCGAACAAAATGAAGCTGTCCATATCAGAACGAGAATAATAAACGTTACAAAAGAAGTTTTTTTCCCTGATCAAATACAACACTAAACAGAAATGGAAAGTCAACTTAAAACAACGACAACGGACAAAGGGGAGAAAATAGATAGATTTCCATAAGGGGGCTTCAGATTACTAAGAGGGACTACCCCCAACGTTTAACCAGTAACCTAACGGTTACACCAGTTGTATCAAGAACCGACCCTTCTCCAGATTGATGTTCAGGATGGCTCTGATGACTATGCTTAAGACCTTTCATATGTGGGGCCGTCATGTAACATCCAATTGAAGTAAGATCTATATGCGTTCAAATCCTATATTATAAGTGCCTTAGGGTTAAAACTGTTTTTATATTGAGTCATCAGTTTATGAGTTATGGGTACATTTTGTGTAGGCGCAGATCTGAAATTTCAATATATTTCTGCAAATTATTATAATTcatcaagaaaatatttctgcttatatatatatatatatatatatatatatatatggactatTCTCCTTTTCATGTTTGGTTTAGATTATTTTAGAATTTCTAACAGTATTAGGAGTCTTTTATTGGATTTTCTTAGGCCTTTTGGTTTAGTAGTCAGATTAGGAATCCAAATCCTAGTAGATTAAAAGTCAATGTTCGATATAAATATGCTTAAATGTACTCAAAGAGTTCAGACTTTGGGTAATGGAATACTGAGTGTTTTGAGTATTAAGGCACGTTAGCTTAGTGTActactccctctctctctctcttcttttttggcACATTGTTATTGTTCAGGTTACTGTTCACATAGCCCCAGAATAGCAACAAACatctctcttttccttcttctttaatACCCTAAATCAAGACCCTCTCCTTGCATATACATACTTCACCAAACAACCAATCAAACCAATTTAAATTCCCAAACACAGCTGTTGTTGAGAATTTTCTAGCAACCTATTTGCTTCGAACAACAATGCTCTTGCCCTTATTCCTCATCGTTTCAAAATCCTAGTCAATCTTTAAACCCTAACCATTTCTTCTAAAATTTTGAATCCTAGATCCATAAATTATCCTAAAAGTAAGCCCACAGCAAGCACAAATAGACAAAATCCAAAATATATCCTACATCGACAAAATTGTGTCTCACTCAAATGTCCAACAATGTCCATTgctgtagaagaagaagaagacaatggAAAGATCAACTTGATAACAAAGGTAACCCTGTTAATAGCAAATACAGGGTGCGGTTCTGTCAGTTGAGTTATATTCAAAGAAGAGCAGGATATGCCGGACACTTCACAAAGTCACTTGTTAATCGACTTTGTTTCTTGATGGGCAAGAGAAATAGACAGGACCTAGGACTAAGAACATCAGACGGATCCTAACCATCTACTGTAGGAATGAAATTCTCCATCTCCAAACAAAAAACAGTTACAACCCTAATTGAGAATTCATTTGCATAGTTATAGATGAACCACACTAATTTTTATAGGGCTTCTAACCTAATTGCAGCTTGGGTTCGGTATCCTCTCTTTCTGTGTGTCTGTATCTATTTAATTGTTCATGCAAGTGCTTGTGTATGTATGTGTGCATCAATAGTAATTAACTGATTTCAAAGTTTTGGTGGCATTCCACTTGTTTTTCTGTCAAGTTTCTTTGCTCTATGCTTACATTTCAATAAGAAGACAAGGAAATATCCTCAGCTACAGAATTGGGCTGATATCTATCTAGGAGCATTGTGCCTACGTTAATTGCTCCTGAATTCCAAGTAAGGTAATGAACTATCTAAAAGTAAGCATGTTAGTATACTCTTCAAGGCAAACAATCCCATTGCACAGCAATTAAGTTATCAATTATATCAATATCATCAAAAATTATGACCATAGCTCTTTTGACCGGATTTTGACCTTGTCCATAAACCTTGCAAACACTGCACCCAATTATGACTCAATGAGTGAGCAAGTGCATTGACTTGAAAAGTTTTTATATTAACAAAGTGATGCTTTGAGATAAATAcatgtgtgcgtgtgtgtgtacGCATAATACTATTCTATCCATAAATCTATACTTCCCTAGGTTTCACAGATTATTTGGCATCACATTCTAAATAATTTGGACTTATTTAGCCTTAGTAACTTTCATCTATGAACAATGGCAATCAATGATATCCTTATGCGCAGCATAAGATAGACATCTAATAAGAGCTGAAGTGCATCAATGACTTGACTTCTCATATTAGAAAAGTTGATTATGTGAAAAGAATTCTGTCCtgctgattttttattttttttttatttttttaatttccttgaGCATAGTGTATGCTTGCAGAATTAGTTTGAGCAATTAAAACATGTCCAGGCCTCTCTTTATCAATTTATTTGCAAGTATTTCACCTTTCCCTTGCTCTATTCAGTCACTACCGTAAAGATGTTAGGAACACAAATATAGTGAAAGTTTATGTTGTTAGCCTAATTTAACTAACTGAATCCTTTGAAAACCATAGCACCACAaaccagaaagaaaaaaaaaacagacagaCAGAAGTttgttttccttcatttttcttcACAACCAAATGAAGGTAAAGGAAAACCTAGGAGAATCACTTTCCTAGTTTTACGACATCAACCAATGGATGACACCCCAAAGAGCAAAAAGTAAATTTCAACTGTTTACTCAATTGATTCTCATATATCATCTAATACCAATTTTACACTGCATCAACATACAAATGCCCAATTCTACATTAGGTATCTTCTAACAACTCAAAGGAAATCCGCCACTAACCTGATCACCATCCTTGATGCCGTAATTTCTGATAGAGTCTGTTTCTGTGACCAGCTTCTGGCCATCATAGCACAAGCAGAAACGCCCCCAGAGATGCGACCTCCATGAATCGGATTCAAACAAGTAATTCAACATTAATATTACGTAAAAATTATCCTCATGTGCTCTATTTGGTGACTTATACATGATTTGACTCCTGGTGAACTGAGTCAAACTGAACATCATCCATGTCTTCTCATAGCATTCAAAACTAACTATTCCTTCATTCCTAGAGTTCTCAATAACCAGTGTGGCATTTTATTTCGAATTTAAATTAAGAAACTGTCTAACTTTTCAAGGGAAATGATCCACTTCGAAGACAGTCCCAGCAGCACAGATAAACAAAATTTGAACTTCGCAACCAAATGCTAGACTAAAATGGAAAATCTATCACTGTATTTGCAAAACGTATAAAAGATAATAAACGAACATACCATGAAATTTTGTTTGGTCCCTTCTGAGGCATGTGACTAAAGACCGCTTCCACCGCCTGCTTTAGTTCAGCAACAGTGGCTGTCTTTGTTACTTCAATATCTGTAACCAAACATCTCAAAATTGATTCAAATCCTCCCAGAGAGAGTCAGGTAGAGAGAGTTGAATTGGAGggaaaatttggaaaatttGAAGTGAAGCAAAATTTTGGGAACTTAAACTTTAAGTCCagcataaatcataatcctaacCCCGTCTGATGCTGAGAAAAAttgtaggaaaagaaaagaaactcaaaTCCTGAAACCAACTTTAGAAACCAAAACAGCAGAAAGCACATCAATTTTCTCGGCAAGCAAAACATTTTCtcagcaaacaaacaaaaacaattagaGAAAcaaaccagagagagagagagagattaccgAAAGAAGAGCCGTCCAATTTGAGCACAGAGAGGTTGAGGGGCTCGGTGGGAAGCTTCCTATAGAAGAGACTCTTCCGGGAAAGCCCATCGACGATCAACAACGGAGACATGCACAAGGCGAGGGACCGCCGGTGCCTGCCCACCGAAACCCTAGGGGAAATATCGTCCTCCCGAACTCTCAACACACTATCGGCCATCGCTCCTTGTCCTGAGAAACCCGCTCTCAACCCAATGCTCTTATAGCTAGAATAAGAGACAGAGAGTGATTCTCAGGAGAGAACAACACGCATTGTGTTGTAAAGGCGGCTAGGTTTTGAGCTTCGCTTTTGGAGAGCTTGTGTCGGAGAGATTCTTCAGAGAGAGAAtcgcttctttttttcatttttgtttcttcttcttcttcttttggtaGTTGAAAAGGGGTTTCGGCGGGGATGACAGTTGGGGTTGGGGGCTTTTGGAGGGTAACCGTTTCACGCGCCAACTGTGCAACAAGATCCGTTCGGTACCATAGAAAACGCATGGACTCTGTGAATTGTgaagagttttttattttttttattttttttatttacattttatCCCTCCAAATTTAAAAGTGACATTCGACCCCTACAATTTACTAAACCATGATAAGTTAACACATCCATTAAGTTTTTCTATCTTTTGGATGGAAGGTGACTTTCTAGCTCCTAAACTCCCAAAATGCCTCGAGGATAAAgtattgaaaagataaaaacttaaaaagtttaaatacaaaataaaacaaaaaaaaaaaaaagaggaaaaaaaaaatactacatttAACCTCCACTTCCCCCAACTTTTCGATGTGTCTTCCGATGCTTAAAAAGTGATAATCGACCGTTCCCAAATTTTACAAGTTGGTAAGTTTGCCGATCTTTTAACTTTTTGGGTCTTTTCTAATTAAAAGTCAATCACATGCgtcgtgtgtgtatatatatcatCTTGACTCCTCAAAATGTCCCTTGGTAGTGGTTTGGCCAAAGGGGTGACTTGGCTacccttttggtttttttaaaatagttttagtctgtagattttttttttttttttttttttcaaatttataagaatatttttgtcatattaaaaaatatttatgatcatttttatctttttattggaTTGGGGGTATTGACAActatttggtagtttgagagaatTTAAAGTTTGCCGATCTGTTAACTTTTTTGGTCTTTTCTAATTGAAAGTCAATCACATgcgtcttatatatatatatatatatatcatcttgACTCCTCAAAATGCCCCTAGGTAGTGGTTTGGCCAAAGGGGTGACTTGGctatctttggttttttttttttttaaatagtttttagtttgtatatctttttttaaaaaaaaattataagaatatttttgtcttagtaaaaaaaattgtatggtcatttctatctttttattGGATTGGGGGTATTGATAACTATTTGATAGTTTGAGGTTTGCGGGGAATATTGTTAATTAAGCAGTATTTTGAGAGGGATATGTagacttttctcaaaaaaattatgaagcttcaataataaaagaaaccgaaagaaaaagaaaatcaaaaaatatatttaacccccAAAGTTACACTACTTTTTCGATCTTGTCTTCGATGTTAAAAAATTGGCAATGTAACCCCCTGattgtttttctatttcttttttccttttttttttttttggaaaaaaaaaaatttgttcttttatttatttatttttctagtttttgtgTTCCACACTAATGTGTCATTTATCTTATTGGAGGGCACAAAAAACTCAATTTGCGCCAAATTCCTATAGAAGTTTTCTTTCTACATACTTTGATCAGTTACACGAACGGGTATTTAtgcaagaaaacaaaagaaaaaagtccaTAATTACATCATGCCTATTAACTGTGATGATTCTaagtgtggacatgtcaaaaaaaaaaaaactgcatacGGATGAAATTATCTTTTCTTAGTCGGTAGGTGTTCGAAAATTTGCCTGGTTGGAGTTCCCTTCCTCAGTTGAATTTTGGTAGCCTAATAAACggtaggtgatttttttttattttttttttattttttttaagaatataatGCCCTTGCTTGCTTTCCTTCTTGTTTCAGATTCTTTTCCTTGACACTCTCCCTCAAATTAAAGTAGATATTCATAACACCTAACTTGCCAAAAAGACGATGAAATTGTGTCGAATCCAGTGTTTTAGTAAATAGATCAGTTAGTAGTTGACCGGTAGGCATGTGAAAAGTCTAAATTATGTTGTTCCGTAACTTTTTTCGAATTGTTCTTTCATGAAAGACAAGATTCAAAGCGACGTGAAAAGTAGTTTTggccccgtttaataaccccccTCTCTTTTCCCCCCCTTATTTTCACCTCTTCCgaaaaacattaatttcaatacattcttttaaccttttttactttttacatcatatcaacaattttttattattacttaaataaaaaaaacccactacaatataattttttttttttttttcatttttccatataaattctttatactttatatcacatcaattactttctattttcactataaaaaaaaaaaatttcctccataaggagagggggggggggggggggggggttattaaacggggTGAATTAATATACGCAAATCTAATGGCgtatatttattttgtcataTAATGAATATGTTGTCACTgcattcaaaatttttaaatggcGTGATATCATATACATTATTAAATGCAACAGATAAAACCAGGACAGTAAAATGGATAGGATCCTATTCCTGGCATTAGAGGAGGCTATAAGAACAATAGTGCGTGCTTTAATCAGAGATTCAGATAAATGGTCATCATGTACAAAGGCATTAATCAGATACATCGCATCCGCATGGGATTGCCAATACACCTACCCATCTATAGATACACAAAATCAGAATAAGCGGGCCTGGATACCCTTGAAAAAGTTGGATCAGCAAAATCTCCAGTCTGGGTACCACTATACCTCACTCTAAAAGAACCATGAAACCATTAGACCAGAAATGGAGAAACACAACATAGCAACTCATTGTctccattgaaaaaaaaaattggccatGAAACAGCTTCACAAGTTAGTTACTTCCCCACCATCTTACAATATGCATACAGGCCGGATCCGAGAAAACCGAGAAGTTGCCCGACAACATTCAACTGCAAACAGAACACGTCGGAACAGCGGATTCTATCAGAAGAGcaaaaaggggaagaagaaaaaagaaaggaaatgtaGTCAATGAGCCATCTGAAAGACCACATTTTGATTAGGAGAATAACTGGCACTCACAAAATCAAATGGAAGCCCGCCAAAAAGTATCCACCCAAATCCAATTGTAAAAAGATCCTAAAACAACGAGATAAACAGCAAATTTCAGAACATGAATAGAGATAATGTGCCCTAAGAATGACACGTAATGTTTATGAACAGGTTGGACCCTCCCTAGATGGCCTTGCACAATTCAAACAGTCCAGAAATATGGCTAATGAACCATTGTAGGTACCAGAGAGTACCATGCCATACCCCAAGATGCAAAACTGTGTGGAATGTACATGCAAGATGCAAACAAAAGCCGGTAAAACAAACCTTCAGATTACCACAAATTGTCTGTGTCAGTGGCGAATTGAGAGTTGTGTTTAGAAATATACTGTAGTTCAAGAAGAAAGCCAGTATACATGAACAAAGCAACACAGCCTGCGCAAAAAATAGGAAAACATAATGCATCAAAATTGTCAAAACCGTCCAAAAAAGTAACTACATAAATAAGAATTATAATGATTAATGGTGATGTAACCATTGGAAAAAATAATTCCCCAACAAGGTCTTAAAACACCTAGGAAATTGAGACTTTTTAAGACTCATCCACTCAAACCTTTAATTGCTAGAAACAATGAAAAGTTCCTGAGAATGTCCAAGCACACTGCATAATATCATAAGTAATGGTTTACAAGACCAACAGGCATGAACACACAAACACAGGCAGATACACAGAAACACATGGATAGAGTGAAAGAACTACGACGACcagaaccaaaaaagaaaaaacagacaAAAAGTTTAACGTTTAAGAATGAAAATATGGATATTCTGGTATATAGACAGGAAAATACAGGACAAAGTTGCCCTCCTGGCTTCTTTGTCCGCAACAAAAACATTTAAGAAGATTCAAAGGTGACTTCCTAAGAatgacatgtatatatatacaattaagaAGAGAATTCATTGATGAACAAAAAGTACCAAAAAACCAGGTGAGAGCAG
Coding sequences within:
- the LOC133871139 gene encoding uncharacterized protein LOC133871139; the encoded protein is MADSVLRVREDDISPRVSVGRHRRSLALCMSPLLIVDGLSRKSLFYRKLPTEPLNLSVLKLDGSSFDIEVTKTATVAELKQAVEAVFSHMPQKGPNKISWSHLWGRFCLCYDGQKLVTETDSIRNYGIKDGDQLHFVRHISNCYNLRKMPPKKRVFVLWQRKMSLSRSNSREDGEPNDEEDDDCDDIEKGKPRRYKKKDKCLIQHRMSRMAHLFGGWFLYTRLPAAKRRRIVGLACPPGVGASLVGGFRKIIWLCRKKHFSLRDTWRED